The DNA region GAGAAAGATGCCGCCGGAAGCCGCGAGACTTGATTCGATACCTTCATAAGCGGCGCTAACCTTGCGGAATGATTCAAGCTGCTGCTTGTTCATCTGCGATGACGGATCGTCGCCGCAGGCGAGATGGCTTAGGACCAGAACCGGGGCGAAGCTGGCCGGGCGAGAGACGTCATCAGCCAATGCAAGTGCTTCGTCTATGTGAAGGCCGAGCCGGTTGAACCCGGTGTCGACATGAAGCGCGCAAGGATAGTCGCCATATTCCGAAAGCACGGCCATCCAGAAGGCAAGCTGTTCCTCGGAGGAGATGACCGGCACAAGATCGTTCTCGAAGAAGCGCCGTTCCGTGCCCGGCCAGATGCCCGCGAGCACAAAGATGCGGGCTTCAGGCGCGTAGAGGCGCAATGTCACGCCTTCATCGACTGTTGCGACGAAGAAATCCCGGGCACCCGCCATGTAGAGCGCTTCACCTGCATCCTCGATGCCCATGCCATAGGCGTCCGCCTTCACAACTGCGGATGCGCGCGCCTTGCTGGAGCGCCGTGCCAGGTCCTGCCAGTTTTCCGTCAGTGCAGTCAGATCGACCGTCAGCCGCACGCCGGCGGAAGCAAACCTGTCTTCTTCGAAATCGTCGGAAAATTCAGTCATGAATCCACATCAAAAAATGGCCGGAAGATGAGTCTCCAGCCAGTTTAGTGGCCAACTTGGTCAATAGGAAGTCCGGCGCCGCACTGCAGCTTGGTTCTTCGGAGTGAATGAAGTTTCGTCGGTCGTCGCAAAACTTTGCGCTGCACAATCCTTCAGAAGAAAGCCAGCATCAGGCAACGCTGCGAAGGTCGAAATCCGCGTGGATGACGTCGTAGGGCACATGAATACGTCCCTCATTCGATGAGCGCCGCCGTGTCCTCATGCACCCGCTTGACGTCGCGGGAAAGGGCGGAGGCTAGACTACGATACGTCGAGGGGCCGAGTCTCTGCAGTGTCTCGATCAAGGTCCAGCGCTTGGGCGTCAGGATCATAAAGAGCTGCTCGGGGGAGGAAAAGCTGAAGACATGGTCCTGTGCTTCACCCGTCTTCCAGGCTGCAGCGAATCCCTCAAGGGCTTGCCGGAGCGCAGTTTCGTCGTTTCGCTGAATTCGGATCGTGGCGGTTGTCATCGGCGGGGTTGCCTCCTCATCACTACGTCTGTGAGGAAATCATCGATAAGCTTGTCGATCGTCGAGAATTCATACGTCTCCTCATGGCCTCGGATATGCTTGTGGTCGCCGTATCCAACGACGCGCTTTCCAGGATAACCGCAGAACAGGCTATATTTGTAATTATGCTGGCTGCCCAGCAATGGCCGCGGAACGTTCCAGATCACCACTTCCACGATGGCCCCGTCCGACAGCACGCTTTTCGAACGGTAAAGCAGTTGCGCCCTCATGTTGGCGATGATGCCAACATGAGGGCAGCTTGTGAAATCGCACTGGAACTCAGTGTTCCTCGTACTGAACGAAGGACGAGTCGGCGAGATCGGCAAAGCGCGTGAATTCCGCCTGGAAGGCGAGCTTCACGGTGCCGGTCGGTCCGTGACGCTGCTTGGCGATTATGACATCCGCCGTGCCCTTCACCTTGTCGAACAGCGCTTCCCATTCCGCATACTTCGGATCGGCCGGATCGCGTGGTTCCATGTTCTTGACGTAATATTCCTCACGGAACACGAAGAGCACGACGTCGGCGTCCTGCTCGATCGAGCCAGACTCGCGAAGGTCGGAAAGCTGCGGGCGCTTGTCGTCGCGGCTTTCGACCTGACGCGAGAGCTGAGACAGCGCGATGATCGGAACGTTAAGCTCCTTGCCGAGAGCCTTGAGGCCGGTGGTGATCTGGGTGATTTCCTGGACGCGGTTCTCGTTCGCCTTGCCCGAGCCGGTCATCAGTTGCACGTAGTCGACGACCAGCACGTCGAGACCGCGCTGGCGCTTCAAGCGGCGGGCGCGGGCGGCAAGCTGGGCAATCGAGATGCCGCCGGTCTGGTCGATATAGAGCGGCACCTTCTGCATCATCATCGAGCAGGCGACGAGCTTTTCGAAATCCGCGTCGTTGATGTCGCCGCGGCGGATCTTCGAGGAGGAGACTTCCGTCTGCTCGGAGATGATGCGGGTGGCGAGCTGTTCGGAAGACATTTCAAGCGAGTAGAAGCCGACGACGCCACCGTTCTTCGCCTTCATGCTGCCGTCGGATTGGACTTCGCCCTCATAGGCGGCGGCAATGTTGTAGGCGATGTTGGTCGCAAGCGAGGTTTTGCCCATACCCGGGCGGCCGGCAAGGATGATCAAGTCCGATCGCTGCAGTCCGCCCATCTTCGAATCGAGCGAATGAATGCCCGTCGAAATGCCCGAGAGACCGCCGTCGCGCTCCTTGGCGACCGCAGCCATATCGATCGCCAGCGCCACAGCGTCGTTGAAGGCCTGGAAGCCGCCGTCGTAGCGACCGTTTTCGGCAAGCTCGAAGAGGCGGCGCTCGGTATCTTCGATCTGCGTCTGGGGCGGCATGTCGAGCGGCGCGTCATAGGCGATATTGACCATGTCCTCGCCGATGGTGATCAGCGCCCGGCGTAGCGCCAGATCGTAGATCGCCCGGCCGTAATCCTCGGCGTTGATGATCGTCACGGCTTCGCGGGCAAGGCGCGCGAGATACTCGGAGACAGTCATGTCGCCGACCTTCTCGTCTGCCTTCAGGAAGGTTTTGATCGTCACCGGATTGGCGATCTTGCCCATGCGGATGATATCGCCCGCAACTTCGTAGATCTTGCGGTGGAGCGGCTCATAGAGGTGGATCGGCTTCAAGAAGTCAGACACCCGGTAATAGGCGTCGTTGTTCATCAGGATGGCACCCAGAAGCGCCTGCTCGGCTTCGATGTTGTTGGGTGCTTCGCGGTAATGCTGCTCCGCTGGAGCAACGGCGGCAATCTTTCGCGCTGCGTCGTTCATCTTGATCCGTTCTGTCTTTTCCGTCCCCGGATTTGCAGGCTCGCCAAGGCAAATGCAAGTGCAGCTCAGCAACAGCCTTGGGCTTGCCGTGAAATCCGTAACGCTTTGCACATTGTTCGACTTCTCCACAGCGCTTGAAGCCGCCAGGGAGAAAATATCGACGGTGTCACCTTGAGGACACGGCGTGGAACCGCGACTCATCCAACCCATATAATTTAGCCCGAATGCGTTGAGCGTGGCACTTGTAAAAGCGCTGGGACTGAATTAGACAGAGGAAATATAATTAGCATACTAACTAAATAATAGGGGAAATGCATGCCGGATATGCAGCTCAGGCGCGAGCTTATCGAGAACATCGCGGCGTTTAGCCGAAAATTGAGAGCGACATTCGATTCGCTCGTGCGCCAGAGGAACATGACGTTGCCGCGCGCGCGAGTCTTTTTTACCCTGAACAAGAAGGATGGCATCAATCAGCGGGAACTCGCCGAACGGCTGGAGCTCGAAACGCCGACGCTCGTCCGGATTCTGGATGCCATGGAAGCACAAGGCTTCCTGGAACGCCGCGTCGCCGGTTCCGACCGCCGCGCCAAGGAGATCTACATGACGGATGCGGG from Rhizobium sullae includes:
- the alr gene encoding alanine racemase, whose amino-acid sequence is MTEFSDDFEEDRFASAGVRLTVDLTALTENWQDLARRSSKARASAVVKADAYGMGIEDAGEALYMAGARDFFVATVDEGVTLRLYAPEARIFVLAGIWPGTERRFFENDLVPVISSEEQLAFWMAVLSEYGDYPCALHVDTGFNRLGLHIDEALALADDVSRPASFAPVLVLSHLACGDDPSSQMNKQQLESFRKVSAAYEGIESSLAASGGIFLGEDYHFDLTRPGIAIYGGEAVSGMANPMRPVATAEARVIQVRTVRAGESVSYGRALKLDRDSRLAIVSAGYADGYMRCQSSGGVPLRQVVPRGGQGFFEGYMVPVAGRITMDLTIFDVTDLPENLIRSGDYIELFGKNIPVDDAARAAGTIGYEMLAGAGLRYERKYISEE
- a CDS encoding HVO_A0114 family putative DNA-binding protein — translated: MTTATIRIQRNDETALRQALEGFAAAWKTGEAQDHVFSFSSPEQLFMILTPKRWTLIETLQRLGPSTYRSLASALSRDVKRVHEDTAALIE
- a CDS encoding toxin-antitoxin system TumE family protein, with the translated sequence MRAQLLYRSKSVLSDGAIVEVVIWNVPRPLLGSQHNYKYSLFCGYPGKRVVGYGDHKHIRGHEETYEFSTIDKLIDDFLTDVVMRRQPRR
- a CDS encoding replicative DNA helicase; the protein is MNDAARKIAAVAPAEQHYREAPNNIEAEQALLGAILMNNDAYYRVSDFLKPIHLYEPLHRKIYEVAGDIIRMGKIANPVTIKTFLKADEKVGDMTVSEYLARLAREAVTIINAEDYGRAIYDLALRRALITIGEDMVNIAYDAPLDMPPQTQIEDTERRLFELAENGRYDGGFQAFNDAVALAIDMAAVAKERDGGLSGISTGIHSLDSKMGGLQRSDLIILAGRPGMGKTSLATNIAYNIAAAYEGEVQSDGSMKAKNGGVVGFYSLEMSSEQLATRIISEQTEVSSSKIRRGDINDADFEKLVACSMMMQKVPLYIDQTGGISIAQLAARARRLKRQRGLDVLVVDYVQLMTGSGKANENRVQEITQITTGLKALGKELNVPIIALSQLSRQVESRDDKRPQLSDLRESGSIEQDADVVLFVFREEYYVKNMEPRDPADPKYAEWEALFDKVKGTADVIIAKQRHGPTGTVKLAFQAEFTRFADLADSSFVQYEEH
- a CDS encoding MarR family winged helix-turn-helix transcriptional regulator; protein product: MPDMQLRRELIENIAAFSRKLRATFDSLVRQRNMTLPRARVFFTLNKKDGINQRELAERLELETPTLVRILDAMEAQGFLERRVAGSDRRAKEIYMTDAGRVVAGEVEDLAADVRARVVAGILENDLRTTLNVIRAMQANLAVVRGQ